The window taagGCATTAATTAAGAAAGAATAGAAAAAATggtagaaaaaaagaaagaaaagaaaatggaagaagcTAGCTGGGGGTGTGAAAATGGTGGATGGAGTAATGAGGGAGAAGTAAACAGGaaagagaataaaagaaaagaagaattatGTATTAAATTTACATAACTGCAGGGGTAATTATGTATTAAATTTACATAACTGAAAGCATCATAATTCACAAACAATTAAGCGTTATCTTAATTTTAAAgacttgaaaaaaaaatactcttaGTCAAAGAAAAATCATGTAATTTCCTAAATAACATTAGTATCATAAGTATTTAGaataattttttgttatttatggGAAATATATTCTACGAAGCCGAAAAGTTTGCTACCCTACAATAAAGTTATAACATTGACACTTGCCTGCATGGTCAATGCTCTTTTCTCTGCCAATTTCTCAACCGGAAAATCGTCAATTAGTGCAAACGCCGTGAGGATGGAACCCAGAACCTACTCCTACTCGTCCGCCAGTTTCTACGTGATCGTTGAGCCTTCCGTCATTGATGACGGCCAACTTGTAAGTTCTTACTCAATACTACTACTCCGCCCCCTTTAATTTGCCACTCAAAACCAATCTCAATTAATTCAATCAAATAAACaaaaggatttaagttatatacatagGGTAAGTTAATTTGTTGAAGTAGCAGGTTGGTTGAGCGTCTTATTTTACTAGTTACTAATTTCATTTATCATGAAGAATTACAAGTTATTTTTTATCGTagaaaatttaagattttattGCAAAGAATTTGAACTCATAAACTAATATATGAACAAAAGGACGTCTTTTGAAAACCCATGAACAATCTCGATCGATACAATTAGCTTAGAATCTTGATGTCTTGTTTAGGTTGTGTGCAGGGGCTAGCCCTTTGAATACGGGTTCGGCTGAACCTAATAACTTTTGTGCAAATCCTTTACTTGTCTTAAAAAATCGTTAAgttatgtacaaattattaaattAGAGCCCAATCACTTAAAAAAATTAGAATACttcaaatcctggctccgcctctAGTTGTGTGTCTTGATCAGTAGAATATTTAGATGGTTTGAAACTACTATACTCCACGTGTAAGCCAATGATTCTCAGAGGTGAACCCAAAATTTGAAAGTCAGAAATTAGTGCATGCACAATCAGTAGGAATGAAGCATAAATATATACTTCAACTATGTATGAGGTCAACCAAAAATCATAGGTGCATTTGCATTGGCTGCACATACATTGCGATGATTCTAATTAGAAATAGCAAAATGTTTTCAGTTTGTGTACATAAGTGAAACAATGATCCTACATAAGAAAATTCATGGGCTGACGGATGGTTATACTAACATTTATCATGGTGATTCATAAGAAATTGCACTGTACATTTTGAATTCACTGTGGCGATGTGTACATCGGAGTACTAAGGTGGTGTTTGGCTCTGACAATGTTATATAAAAGACCTTTAAACATTAAATCTTCAGCTTTTGCAGTGTATATATCCTGGTTCTTGAATTCATGTCCTGCACCTAAATGAGAATTGATGATGTTCAATTGGTCATCCCTTTTTGCCTTATTCAATAGTGTAAATGAAGGCAAGTTCGGGAACGAGTGGAAACATGTCTGTACTCCTATATTTTGCTGGCAGAAAAGTTCCTTGATTTGTATTTTTccaacttttttcttttcttatttgcttACTTGGTTGTAGTGAGATTAGTATTAGGTTGTGACAACTTAGAGTATGGTGATTGATGGAAATTTTGTAATTTTGTGCCAGAAAAAGCAAGCTGATTAGGCTATGTAGAGAATAACCCGAACATAATTTTTCTAGTTTTTTATGACCCCTAAGCAAATCTTTATCGTGAAACCGTGGTTGAAGAAAttctcttttatgatagtttGAGTCACTCATGTTATCACGTAGAAGGGTCAGATAACATGTATGAGCGTGAGCACTGACCGCTCTGTATCATCGCTGTCATCCTTTCTCTAAGATTGCCTCTGTAACGATCGCCTAGCATAGGTCATTGGacattttgaattttcttcttacaTTTTATATAACACTGCACAAAGGGCTTTGTTTATTTTCGCAATGATGAAAATTTTATGTACAAAATGTCATTCTAGTGACAGAATTTGATGCTGCAAGTAACGTTGTCAGTACTTCATCAAGGAGTTGTTCGACCTTTCCTTAAGTTATATTGAATTGCGTACTTCTACCTTTTTTCCGGCAAAGAAAAGATGGATAATCTATAGTTCATAAAAAAATAGAAACTAGAGATACTCGTGGCATCATTTCATATATTGATACTTCAGTATCTATAGCAAATCTGCCATTCTTTGGCTTTTCATTCCACTGTTGCACTCAAATTTTTACATCCTCGAGATTGTCAGTCATTGCTCTTCTAGTCTCTCTTCTCCTGCTTTCTGGTAAGAATGTTTTTTCTGCTTGCTGGTGGATAATCGCTCCATTTGAAACTTAGAAAAATTTGATGTATGAGTTTTCTATTCTATATTAATTAAGATTACAATTGCTACACCACCATTTTGTGCCATAAGTTGTTAGTACTTCATTCTTTTCTTACCTTATACAAATCTATGTTTGTAATTATTTCTCTGTGCAGCGCATGCCAGATCCCTTTGTCCAGGAACATGGAGATGAACTCCTTGAAACTGTCAAGCTTATTGTTCCGACTGATGATTTTTGGTGTGTGAATGTGAAGAAGGTTGGTAAAATGATTTGGCTTCATGATGGTTGGCGAGAATTTATGGAACATCATTCTATCGGGTGTTGGTACTTTTTACTCTTCAAATATGGGAAGAACTCACATTTCAATGTTCACATATTTGACCTCAACGCTACTGAGATTGATTATCAATGTAAGGATCATGGTAATGCTAAATTAGGTGCCATTAGTCAGAGCCTGTCTTACGGGAAGGAAATAATCTGCTGTGTTGGTGATGATAAAGATGACGAAAGCTCTGTTGAAATTGTGGATCCCTTGGAAACTGAGCAAGGACCAGAGAGTTCAGCTAAGTCATCTAGAGCCAAAAGATGTAAAATTTTACCTAGGAGTAAATTTTGGCATTTCTATGATACAAGAAGCAGAACAAACAAATTGCATGACGAGGGACGGGTATTAAGTGAAAAGAATTTAAACATATTGGGCGGTAGCAATTTAACTAAGCCACTTGTGGGAAAATTAGTTCAGCAAAATATGGATACTCCTATATATTCTGCAGTGGTAACTGGAGGTGTGACTAATCAAGATAATGCACAAGTGGGAAGTGAAAACGATATACTTCAGCTCAATGAAAGTAAGCATAAGATACACTTGGACCAATATATTCAAATAGAACCAATTGCAGATACAAGGAAATCATTCACTGGCCAGCAATGGGAGAAGTCTGTAAGGCGTGGAAGGCCTCACAAACGAGGACGAGCTAAAGCAACAGAAACAAACAGGGCCATTAATGCCGCCAAAATGTTCAAGCCGGAAAATCCTTACTTCATGCAGATTCTTGTAGAATATAACGTAGTACGGAACCGTATTCTGGTGAGCATTTGTACCTATACATTAAACTAAAGGTGTCATTTTATTCATTGTAAACTGCTTTGTATCTCAATATCTTCAAACTCATGTATATTAATCTCACATTCTTCTTGACACAATCTTAGCAAGTTGTCATAATCTGCAGAATATACCAGCTAATTTTGTCCGAGAGTATATGCCAAAGACTTTAGAACTAATTGAACTTCAAGATTCTGCTGGAAATAAGTGGAAAGCTCGTTGCATTAGGAGGAAAATGCATCTGTTTTTAAGCGAAGGATGGTTTAAATTTGTTAGGGATAATGGTTTATTGGTAGGAGATGCTTGTGTCTTTGAGTTGATCAAGGACCTTAAGACTGATGAGCTTATGCTGAAGGTGCACATATTTCGCTCTAGGGTGGAAGAAAAGTCAACAAACTTACAAACTTGTAGCGTATCTGAACCAACACTTTCTATTGGAAAAAACTGTCTTCAGTTCAACGAAAGTAAGCATACGGAGACTTCAGATGCATTCGGACCTGTATCTTCAAATAGAAAGCAATTGCAAGAACGGTTGGTTTCTTTTTCCGACAGAAGATTGTAGGCTTGAAAACTCACTCGTATCACATTGAGAATTAATTTGATGAATTGCAGATACAAAGAAATCATTCACCGGCCAGCAACAGGAGAAATCTGTAGGGCAGGGAAGGCCTTATAATCCTCGCAAAAGAGGGCGACCAAAGGCTGCAGAAGCGAACATGACCATTAATGCTGCCAAAATGTTAATGCCAGCAAATCCTTACTTCATGACAATTCTTGGAGTATATAATTTGTtagaagtttggcaaaatgccaaagtcccacatatGTTGGGAGAAGAGTTGGGGGatttttccccctataaaagaaggcctaatatttaggatttaaacacacccctcatttgtcttctcatctgtttaaggcatttgtatcttctctttttagtattatttcacttgtatttttggagtgaaataaaatattggttgtatccgaggagtaggcaaaattagtcgaacctcgtaaattctggtgttccacttattgttgctttattgtcttatttattatttggtggctgtcataatttttggtatagtagttgtgacttattcacactatatacatttggctttcgcaacaattggtatcagagccaagatactgtctaagtatgctctgtggttgcagcatagtctgatcttccacatcagaaaagatttatcttggtaactgagtcaaggttctgtctaagtatgctctgtggttgcagcttagtctgatcttctacatcagaaaggaaataatcttgatttgtgtcgtcagctattaaataatatttgtgtcaaatatgggagacaataaacaagaagaatctacatcaagtgtcaacaatacgtcatcattgacattttcgcttatgacaagaattgtgtcaaatgcgaaatttgcggtagaattTTTTGATGGGTCCgggcattttgggatgtggcaagacgaggttctagatgtcctttttcaacaagggctagatcttgacattgaagaaaagagaccagatgttattggagaagaagattggaaaattatcaaccgtgttgcttgcggtaccattcgatccttccttgctagagagcagaaatatccatacacaaaggaaacttctgcaagtaaattatggaaagcactggaagataaatttttgaagaaaaatagtcaaaataaattgtacatgaagaagagactgtttcacttcacctatgttcctggtaccacgatgaatgaacatatcaccagtttcaataagttggtcacagatttgcaaaatatggatacaacttatgatgatggtgacttggccttgatgttgttggcgtcacttcctgatgagtacgagcaccttgaaactactctactccatggaaatgacgaagtttctctcagagaagtttgttcggttttgtacagctatgaacaaagaaagcgagaaaaacagaagggcggagaaggagaagcactatttgtgaggggtcgtcctcaaaatcaaacgaggacaaagaagggaagatccaagtcaagatccagacccaacaaagatgaatgtgccttttgtcgagaaaaggggcactggaagaaagactgtccgaagttgaagaataaggccaaacataacaatggaaaggccattatggattcaaatgtagctgattgtgaagattcagacttctcattagttacaacagagtcatcaacatcatcagacatatggttgatgtactctgcttgtagctatcatatgtgtcccaacagggactggtttgtggaatttcaagaaggagaatatggagtcatccacacagcggataacagccctcttacctcatatgacattggtttaatacgattaaggaaccatgatggaatgatcagaacattaacagatgttcgatttgtaccggatttgaagaagaatctcatctctgtaggagccctagaatcaaaagggttcaaaatcattgcagaaaatggagtgatgagagtatgctccggtgcactagtggtaatgaaggctaatcggaagaataataatatgtactgCTATCGttgcagtacagttattgggacagggacagtgacatccagtgacgacaaataggcagaagcaaccaagctgtggcacatgcgcttgggacatgctggaggaaaatccttgaaaactctatcagatcaaggactgttaaaaggagtaaaggcttgcaacttggagttttgtgagcattgtgtcaaagggaaacagacaagggttaaatttggtacaacgatccataatattaaaggcattttggattatgtacactctgatatttggggtccttccaaaacaccttcattgggtgggaagcactattttgtaacctttgttgatgatttttcccgaagagtgtgggtgtatacaatgaaaagcaaagatgaagtgctgagaatttttctcaaatggaagacgatggtggagaatcaaacaggcaggaggatcaagtgtattcgcacagacaatgaaggtgaatacaaaaatgatcattttaataaggtctgtgaaaatgatggcatcatccgacacttcactgttagacatacaccacaacaaaatggagtggcagaacgtatgaaccggaccttgctggagaaggtacggtgtatgttgtccaatgctggcttgggcaaagaattttgggctgaggcaattacatatgcatgccacctcattaatcgtctaccatctgctgctattgatggcaagtcaccatttgaaaaatggtatggaaagcctgttgtagattatgactctttgcacgtgtttggctcaactgcatattatcatgtgacagagtcaaaattggattcaagggcaaagaaggctatttttatgggaattacttctggagtcaaaggatatcgcttatggtgtcctatgacaaagaaagtaatattcagcagggatgttacctttgatgaatctgctatggtaaataaggtaacagaagataccaaacaaaatgaaggtgtttctaagcaggtggatttgagggaaaatttatttttcctacacaagaagcagaggaggaaacaaatgaagattaccctctggaaggagagccagtagaggagattccaactcaggaacctcaacaacaacttgaatcaatagcaaccagtaggtcaaaaagaacaataacaaaacctgttcgtctcatagaaacggttgcttgtgcaacctcaattgtagctgatgatgttcctaccacttataaagacgcagtccaaagttcagaagaagataagtggaggattgccatgaatgatgaaatacaatcccttcatcagaatcatacatggagattggccaatctcccgaagggaaagaaagcaattgggtgcaaatgggtaattgcaaagaaggaaggatttcctaaccaagtaaatgtttgctacaaagcaagattggtggccaaaggatatgctcaaaaggagggaattgattacaatgaagtgttttctccagttgtaaaacattcctccattagaattatgttggctttggtagcacaattggatttggaactagttcagatggatgtaaaaactgcgtttttacatggaaacttggaggaggaaatctacatgactcagccagaaggattcaaagttgctggaaaagaaaatatggtgtgcaaacttgaaaaatcgttgtacggattgaaacaatcttctagacaatggtacaagcgatttgatgagtttatgttgcggcaagggtacaagagaagcaaatacgatcagtgtgtgtatttgcacaagcttaaagatggttcctttgtatatcttctcctatatgttgatgatatgttgatagcttccaagaattcggaagaaattgataagttgaaaattcaactgaagaaggagttcgagatgaaggatttgggtgaggcaaagaaaattcttggcatggagataattagagatacacgttcaaagaaactctgtttatctcaaaaggaatatttgaagagagtacttcaacgttttggcatagatgacaagactaagccagttagtactccacttccttcccattttaagctaagtactactatgtcgccaatggatgaagctgaacgagagtatatgtcaaaggtaccatacgcaaatgttgttggtagcttgatgtatgcaatggtttgcacaaggcctgacatttcacaagctgttggagttattagcagatatatgcacaatccagggaaggagcattggcaagctgtgaagtggattctacggtatattcataatactgtagatgtcgggttagtttttgagaaGGAATacaatcagtttgtagttggatattgtgactcagattttgcgggtgatctggacaaacgaagatcaactactggttatgtatttacttttgcaaaggcaccagttagttggaagtctactttgcagtcaacagttgctttgtctacaatagaggcagagtacatggctattacaaaggctgtgaaggaggcaatttggcttcaaggattgctaaaagagcttggtgttgaacaaaaaggtatcacaattttttgtgatagtcaaagtgctattcaattagcgaagaaccaagtttatcatacaaggacgaagcacattgatgttcggtatcatttcgtacgagaaatcatagaaggaGGAGGAGTCAcgatgaagaaaattcatactacagagaatcctgctgatatgctgacaaaagtggtgactacgatcaagtttcaacattgtttggattagatcaacattgttgaacactgaagattgaagatgaagacacaaccaaaatttgttattgagagagaattgaatatgtggaattttgccaaggtggagatttgttgaagtttggcaaaatgccaaagtcccacatcggttgggagaagagttggggggatttttccccctataaaagaaggcctaatgtttaggatttaaacacacctctcatttgccttctcatctgtttaaggcatttgtatcttctcttttttgtattatttcacttgtatttttggagtggaataaaatattggttgtgtccgaggagtaggcaaaattagccgaacctcataaattctggtgttccatttattgttgttttattgtcttatttattatttggtagctgtcataatttttggtatagtagttttgacttattcacactatatatatttggcttccgcaacataatGTAGTACAGAACTATATTCTGGTGAGCCTTTCTACCTATACATTAAACTAAAGGTCTCACTTTTTTTTGCCTTAAACTGCTTTTATATCTCAATATGTTCTTACTTTGCAATTTGTCCTATTCTGCAGTATATACCACCTGAATTTGTTCAAGATTATATGCCAAAGACTTCAGTACCAGTTGAACTTCAAGATTCTAATGGCAATAAGTGGAATACACATTGCATTAGGAAGAAAACTTTGATGTTTCTAAGCAAAGGATGGGTGAAATTTGTTAAGGATAATGATTTACTAGTAGGAGATACTTGTGTCTTtgtgtcacaacccggatttcccatcatcgggtgtcgtgatggtgcctactatcggagctaggcaagccaaaagtttaaaacacctttcctgctttctttcaacaaTATAATAAGCGAGACAAAATCTAtgcggaagactttaaatttaaaacaactgaaaaccaaaagtgcggaagtttgaaccaaaatacTACCCAGAGTTTGGTGTCACTAGCTTACAGACTACTACAGAatgctacaaacaatgtctgaaagtaaaatacatcatgtttgtctgatacaagataaacaaacgagaaacatggaaagggactttgGCCTGCGaatgccagctaggctacctcgagagtccctgtactgaagatagctcccaaaaGTCCTACTGTTGCAgtccgaaagctgctccctgatctgtgcacaaaaatgcacagagtgtagcatcagcacaaccgaccctatgtgttgataagtgcctggcctaaccctagcgaagtagtgacgaagctagatagaacctaccacaattaacttgtacaaatatatataacgagtgcaagaaaacaataacaagataatacaaagtaaagctgggaggggacatgctatcggggagtaacagataaaaatgaaatatcggaaataaacagaagaaactccggtttccataatatatatatatacttatatatatagtggatatatatatatatatatatagaagaaactctggtttccatgatatatatatatatagtggacggcgtgccacacgatcccataatatcatatataagtggacgacgtgccacacgatcccataatatcatatataagtggacgacgtgccacacgatcccataatatcatgtataagtggacggcgtgccacacgatcccataatatcatatataagtggacggcgtgccacacaatcccataatatcatatataagtggacgacgtgccacacgatcccataatatcatatataagtagaCGGCGTACCACACGATccaataatatcatatataagtggacggcgtaccacacgatcccataatatagtatataatatctgacttcatgtagtagaccccttcaggggcggataacaactcaatacctttaacccgacaagggtacaactaacagcccaaaatatcccaacaagggagagtatatatcagtctacacatcccggcaagggagtactcacaaca of the Nicotiana tabacum cultivar K326 chromosome 7, ASM71507v2, whole genome shotgun sequence genome contains:
- the LOC107776732 gene encoding B3 domain-containing transcription factor VRN1-like, with protein sequence MVNALFSANFSTGKSSISANAVRMEPRTYSYSSASFYVIVEPSVIDDGQLRMPDPFVQEHGDELLETVKLIVPTDDFWCVNVKKVGKMIWLHDGWREFMEHHSIGCWYFLLFKYGKNSHFNVHIFDLNATEIDYQCKDHGNAKLGAISQSLSYGKEIICCVGDDKDDESSVEIVDPLETEQGPESSAKSSRAKRCKILPRSKFWHFYDTRSRTNKLHDEGRVLSEKNLNILGGSNLTKPLVGKLVQQNMDTPIYSAVVTGGVTNQDNAQVGSENDILQLNESKHKIHLDQYIQIEPIADTRKSFTGQQWEKSVRRGRPHKRGRAKATETNRAINAAKMFKPENPYFMQILVEYNVVRNRILNIPANFVREYMPKTLELIELQDSAGNKWKARCIRRKMHLFLSEGWFKFVRDNGLLVGDACVFELIKDLKTDELMLKVHIFRSRVEEKSTNLQTCSVSEPTLSIGKNCLQFNESKHTETSDAFGPVSSNRKQLQERYKEIIHRPATGEICRAGKAL